The following coding sequences lie in one Peribacillus frigoritolerans genomic window:
- a CDS encoding YtxH domain-containing protein, translating to MTQKEFAAKDYQKSYEDERDSINSKDFMIGALIGGMIGAATALFMAPKTGKELRNDFNEQARNISEKTERLRQTAMEKGTVLADTAKEKTSSVTEIVSNKSSNIVNKVKSLKTGKENGDAADDTTNSSNKDIDVTGTSDSPIVSVETNFANGNDSANNPADPTSGNKNAAKLKLDEAKKAFDETENNLKK from the coding sequence ATGACTCAAAAAGAATTTGCGGCAAAGGACTATCAGAAATCTTATGAGGACGAACGCGACTCGATCAATTCGAAGGACTTTATGATTGGCGCCTTGATCGGCGGGATGATCGGAGCGGCTACAGCTTTGTTCATGGCTCCGAAAACAGGCAAGGAATTAAGGAATGACTTCAATGAACAGGCTAGAAACATTTCAGAGAAAACGGAAAGATTAAGACAAACGGCGATGGAAAAAGGTACAGTACTTGCTGATACAGCAAAAGAGAAAACGAGCTCTGTCACGGAAATCGTTTCCAATAAATCTTCAAATATCGTCAATAAAGTGAAAAGCCTAAAAACGGGTAAAGAAAACGGCGACGCAGCTGATGATACGACGAATTCGAGCAATAAGGATATAGATGTAACCGGAACTTCCGATTCTCCTATCGTATCCGTCGAAACGAACTTTGCTAACGGCAATGATTCGGCAAATAATCCTGCCGATCCTACAAGCGGAAACAAGAATGCGGCAAAATTAAAACTAGATGAAGCGAAAAAGGCATTTGATGAAACAGAGAATAATCTAAAGAAATAA